In Mycteria americana isolate JAX WOST 10 ecotype Jacksonville Zoo and Gardens chromosome 3, USCA_MyAme_1.0, whole genome shotgun sequence, a single genomic region encodes these proteins:
- the KCNG3 gene encoding voltage-gated potassium channel regulatory subunit KCNG3, producing the protein MNFGRGPSVVLNVGGTRYSFSREVLKDFPLRRVSRLHGCLSEQDVLEVCDDYDRERNEYFFDRHSEAFGFIMLYVRHGHLRFVPHMCELSFYNEMIYWGLEGSHLDYCCQRRLDDRMSETCTYYAAEEPPGQAAGGPEGKGRRPAGAEGGKWLERMRRTFEEPTSSVAAQVLATVSILFVIVSMVVLCASTLPEWRAPENRSVEEQSRIIEAICIGWFTAECIVRFIVSKNKCEFVRRPLNIIDLLAITPYYISVLMTVFTGENSQLQRAGVTLRVLRMMRIFWVIKLARHFIGLQTLGLTLKRCYREMVMLLVFICVAMAIFSALSQLLENGLDLGTKNKDYASIPAACWWVIISMTTVGYGDMCPITVPGRILGGICVVSGIVLLALPITFIYHSFVQCYHELKFRSARYSRSLSAEFLN; encoded by the exons ATGAACTTTGGCCGCGGCCCCTCGGTGGTGTTGAACGTCGGGGGCACCCGGTACTCCTTCTCCCGGGAGGTGCTGAAGGATTTCCCGCTGCGGCGGGTGAGCCGCCTGCACGGCTGCCTCTCGGAGCAGGACGTGCTGGAGGTGTGCGACGACTACGACCGGGAGCGGAACGAGTACTTCTTCGACCGGCACTCGGAGGCCTTCGGCTTCATCATGCTGTACGTGCGGCACGGCCACCTGCGCTTCGTGCCGCACATGTGCGAGCTCTCCTTCTACAACGAGATGATCTACTGGGGGCTGGAGGGCTCCCACCTCGACTACTGCTGCCAGCGCCGCCTCGACGACCGCATGTCCGAGACGTGCACCTACTACGCGGCGGAGGAGCCGCCGGGGCAGGCGGCCGGCGGCCCCGAGGGCAagggccggcggccggcgggagccgAGGGCGGGAAGTGGctggagaggatgaggaggactTTCGAGGAGCCCACGTCTTCCGTGGCCGCCCAGGTCCTGGCCACCGTCTCCATCCTCTTCGTCATCGTGTCCATGGTGGTGCTGTGCGCCAGCACCCTGCCCGAGTGGCGGGCGCCGGAGAACCGCAGcgtggaggagcagagcag GATAATTGAAGCCATCTGCATAGGCTGGTTCACTGCAGAGTGCATTGTGAGGTTCATCGTCTCCAAAAACAAGTGTGAGTTTGTCAGAAGACCTCTCAACATCATTGATTTACTGGCAATTACTCCTTACTACATCTCTGTTCTAATGACAGTTTTCACAGGGGAAAATTCGCAGCTTCAGAGGGCTGGAGTCACCTTGAGGGTCTTAAGAATGATGAGGATTTTTTGGGTGATTAAACTGGCTCGTCATTTCATTGGCCTTCAAACACTTGGTCTGACTCTGAAGCGTTGTTACAGAGAGATGGTGATGCTACTTGTCTTTATCTGTGTTGCTATGGCAATTTTCAGTGCACTTTCCCAGCTTCTTGAAAATGGGCTGGACTTGGGAACAAAGAATAAGGATTATGCCAGCATTCCTGCTGCTTGTTGGTGGGTGATCATCTCGATGACCACGGTTGGTTATGGTGACATGTGTCCCATCACTGTACCAGGAAGGATTCTTGGAGGAATTTGTGTGGTTAGTGGCATTGTTTTATTAGCCTTGCCGATCACTTTCATTTATCACAGCTTTGTGCAATGTTACCATGAGCTCAAGTTCCGATCCGCTAGGTACAGTAGAAGCCTCTCTGCTGAATTCTTAAATTGA